In one window of Polaromonas naphthalenivorans CJ2 DNA:
- a CDS encoding FAD binding domain-containing protein — MNLNTITSVKRPATADEVGQWQAGDAWLAGGTWLFSEPQAHLRTLIDLHGLGWPALTPTAGGLDIAATCRIADLHAFRGEASWTAVPLIAACCECLLASFKIWNAATAGGNICMSLPAGAVISLVVALEGQLTLLSRDGSSRTVAGADFVTGNNRNILQPGELLRNIHLPASALSKRFAIRRAALTHLGRSAALLAATQAHSGGDILLTVTAATPRPVQLRLPGNVSADALRQALDSAIPADGWFDDVNGSPAYKRHVSHHFAEEIRAEFAAIRQASTGVQA; from the coding sequence TTGAACCTCAATACGATCACTTCCGTCAAACGCCCCGCCACGGCCGATGAAGTCGGCCAGTGGCAGGCTGGCGATGCCTGGCTGGCGGGCGGCACCTGGCTTTTTTCAGAGCCGCAGGCCCACCTGCGAACCCTGATAGACCTGCACGGCCTGGGCTGGCCAGCCTTGACGCCAACGGCCGGCGGGCTGGACATTGCCGCCACCTGCCGCATCGCCGACCTGCATGCCTTCCGGGGCGAAGCGTCCTGGACGGCTGTGCCGCTCATCGCCGCCTGCTGCGAATGCCTGCTCGCTTCCTTCAAGATATGGAATGCTGCCACGGCCGGCGGCAACATCTGCATGTCATTGCCGGCGGGTGCCGTCATATCGCTGGTGGTCGCGCTTGAAGGCCAGCTCACGCTGCTGTCGCGTGATGGCAGCTCAAGAACCGTGGCCGGGGCCGATTTCGTGACGGGCAACAACCGCAACATCCTGCAGCCCGGCGAATTGCTGCGCAATATCCATCTGCCCGCCAGCGCGCTGTCCAAGCGCTTTGCCATCCGGCGCGCGGCACTCACGCACCTGGGCCGCTCGGCCGCATTGCTGGCGGCCACCCAGGCGCACAGCGGCGGAGATATTTTGCTGACGGTCACGGCCGCAACGCCCCGTCCGGTGCAGTTGCGACTGCCCGGGAACGTGTCCGCCGATGCGCTTCGCCAGGCGCTTGATTCGGCCATTCCCGCCGACGGCTGGTTTGACGATGTCAACGGAAGCCCGGCCTACAAGCGCCATGTCAGCCATCACTTTGCCGAAGAAATCCGCGCGGAATTCGCCGCAATCCGCCAAGCGTCCACAGGAGTACAGGCATGA
- the sorA gene encoding SorA family sulfite dehydrogenase catalytic subunit, translated as MNRSNHHDTGRRQFLRHAGLGAASLGALPLRSLAAGIENLPFGNGARELVAYPQKRPLLRITTRPPHLETPFSVFGEGIITPNDAFFVRYHLANFPTTIDAQAYRLKVGGHVKQPLSLSLAELKALAEPAEVVAVNQCSGNSRAFAQPRVFGAQLGNGSMGNARWVGVPLRAVLEKAGVLAGARQVAFNGLDAPVLAATPDFVKALNIDLALSPEPLIAWTMNGTDIPFLNGYPLKLIVPGYFGTYWVKHLSEIEVLDHDFDGFFMSTAYRVPDNACMCVPAGTAPTATRPITSLPVRSFMTSLADGAHVPAGRALLLKGIAFDGGSGIQKVEVSEDGQPWREAALGKDLGRFSFREWRLPLTPSRKGPMTLSVRATNRQGDEQPATASWNPGGYARNVIETTRIVAV; from the coding sequence ATGAACCGTAGCAATCACCACGACACCGGCAGACGGCAGTTTTTACGGCATGCCGGCCTGGGCGCGGCCAGCCTTGGAGCCCTGCCGCTGCGCAGCCTGGCGGCAGGCATTGAAAACCTGCCCTTTGGCAACGGCGCCCGCGAGCTGGTGGCCTATCCGCAAAAGCGGCCCCTGCTGCGCATCACCACACGGCCGCCGCATCTGGAAACCCCCTTCAGTGTTTTTGGCGAAGGGATCATCACGCCCAACGACGCTTTTTTTGTGCGCTATCACCTGGCCAATTTCCCGACCACGATTGACGCGCAAGCCTATCGGCTCAAGGTCGGTGGCCATGTGAAGCAGCCGCTGTCACTTTCGCTGGCGGAACTCAAAGCGCTGGCCGAGCCGGCGGAGGTGGTGGCGGTCAATCAGTGCTCGGGCAACAGCCGGGCATTTGCGCAGCCGCGCGTATTCGGCGCGCAGCTGGGCAACGGATCAATGGGCAATGCGCGCTGGGTGGGCGTGCCGCTCAGGGCGGTGCTTGAAAAAGCGGGCGTCCTGGCCGGCGCCCGGCAGGTGGCATTCAACGGGCTGGATGCGCCGGTGCTTGCGGCAACGCCGGATTTCGTCAAGGCGCTGAACATCGACCTGGCGCTCAGTCCCGAGCCGTTGATTGCGTGGACCATGAACGGGACGGACATTCCCTTTCTGAACGGCTACCCCCTCAAACTGATCGTGCCGGGCTATTTCGGGACTTACTGGGTCAAGCACCTGAGCGAGATCGAGGTGCTGGACCACGACTTTGACGGTTTCTTCATGTCAACGGCCTATCGCGTGCCGGACAACGCCTGCATGTGCGTGCCCGCAGGCACCGCGCCCACGGCGACACGGCCCATCACCAGCCTGCCGGTGCGTTCCTTCATGACCAGCCTGGCCGACGGCGCGCATGTTCCGGCCGGGCGCGCCCTGCTGCTCAAGGGCATCGCTTTTGACGGCGGCAGCGGCATTCAAAAGGTGGAAGTGTCCGAGGACGGCCAGCCGTGGCGGGAGGCCGCACTGGGTAAAGACCTCGGGCGGTTTTCGTTTCGCGAATGGCGCCTGCCGCTGACGCCTTCCAGAAAAGGACCGATGACGCTGAGCGTGAGGGCCACCAATAGGCAAGGTGATGAGCAGCCCGCGACCGCCAGCTGGAACCCCGGCGGTTATGCGCGCAATGTGATTGAAACGACCCGCATCGTTGCGGTTTAG
- a CDS encoding NUDIX hydrolase, protein MELNLEIVTTPLRPAATVVMLRDAPTGLEVFLMKRHALSDVLGGAYVFPGGKVDALDAELDMAAHLDQPLPVLHAGLNETDISERTAGGLYVAALREAFEESGVLFAQGLGAQDIDTARAAALLREGQGFNAVLARMGLRLQTRSLVPWSRWITPTSPSVMNKRFDTRFFVSAVPAGQVAVHDNHETTESVWLSPRTALQQYWAGQIALAPPQIMSLAHLSRHASVDSVMTQARGRMPPVIQPEPFDLEGGRVICYPGDARHPVSEPAMPGPTRLYYRNKRFEPGDGFESLFSD, encoded by the coding sequence ATGGAATTGAACCTGGAAATCGTCACCACGCCCTTGCGCCCGGCCGCCACGGTGGTCATGCTGCGCGATGCGCCGACGGGCCTGGAGGTGTTTTTGATGAAGCGCCACGCCTTGTCCGACGTGCTGGGCGGCGCCTATGTGTTTCCGGGCGGCAAGGTCGATGCGCTTGACGCCGAACTGGACATGGCGGCGCATTTGGACCAGCCTTTGCCGGTGCTGCATGCCGGCCTGAACGAAACCGACATCAGCGAGCGCACGGCGGGCGGGCTGTATGTGGCGGCCTTGCGGGAAGCTTTCGAAGAGTCGGGCGTGCTGTTTGCGCAGGGCTTGGGCGCGCAGGACATTGACACGGCACGGGCTGCCGCGCTGCTGCGCGAAGGCCAGGGGTTCAACGCGGTGCTGGCCCGGATGGGGCTGCGCCTGCAGACCCGCAGCCTCGTTCCCTGGTCGCGCTGGATCACGCCGACTTCGCCCTCGGTCATGAACAAGCGCTTCGACACCCGGTTTTTTGTGTCGGCCGTGCCTGCCGGGCAGGTGGCGGTTCACGACAACCATGAAACCACCGAGAGCGTCTGGCTCAGTCCGCGCACCGCGCTGCAGCAGTACTGGGCCGGCCAGATCGCGCTGGCGCCGCCGCAGATCATGAGCCTGGCGCACCTGTCGCGCCACGCCAGCGTGGACAGCGTGATGACGCAGGCGCGCGGCCGCATGCCGCCGGTCATTCAGCCCGAGCCGTTTGATCTGGAAGGGGGCAGGGTGATCTGTTACCCCGGTGATGCGCGCCACCCGGTCAGCGAGCCGGCCATGCCCGGCCCGACGCGGCTGTATTACCGCAACAAGCGCTTTGAACCCGGCGATGGCTTTGAGAGCCTGTTCTCGGATTGA
- a CDS encoding acyl CoA:acetate/3-ketoacid CoA transferase, which produces MSKFMTAAEAANLINDGDTVGLMGGGGGLMEATCLFEAVQARFLATQTPRNLTMIHALGIGDKKTKGMNCFAHEGLVRKVIGGHWVWSPAMQRLAEEEKIEAYILPGGVSSQLLREIGAGRPGLFTHVGLGTVCDPRQGGGKMNKSAQDDLAEVVQMDGREYLRYKPFPVHVALVRASAADEDGNISFEHEAANLDAQSLALAARNSGGKVIVQVRERLPHGALKAREVRIPSAWVDAIVVDPDQKASYDIPFDPALSGELTGAVRYQSESADHAAEKAAAHVAFSERQAVARRASVELFNTGKARPVVNYGVGVPDAVAKLIAARGEQHRLYQTIEHGTYGGTLLDGVLFGYARNASAMLDAATQFDFYAGGGLDIAFLGFGEFDEHGNVNVSRLGGLTVGPGGFIDIAQNAKKVVFCGTLAAKGVKLQTGDGQMRVLQQGAVKKLVRQVEQITYSGPQGLVRRQEVLYLTERASFRLTPGGIELFEIAPGIDLQRDVLDQMEFSPLLAAGLSVMDRACFQAGGD; this is translated from the coding sequence ATGAGCAAATTCATGACGGCTGCCGAGGCAGCAAACCTGATCAATGACGGCGACACCGTGGGCCTGATGGGCGGCGGCGGCGGGCTGATGGAGGCCACCTGTTTATTCGAGGCGGTGCAGGCGCGCTTTCTGGCGACGCAAACCCCGCGCAACCTGACGATGATCCACGCGCTCGGCATTGGCGACAAGAAGACCAAGGGCATGAACTGCTTTGCGCATGAAGGGCTGGTGCGCAAGGTGATCGGCGGGCACTGGGTCTGGTCGCCCGCGATGCAGCGGCTGGCCGAGGAAGAAAAGATCGAGGCCTACATCCTGCCCGGCGGCGTGTCGAGCCAGTTGCTGCGCGAAATCGGCGCGGGCCGGCCCGGCCTGTTCACCCATGTCGGCCTGGGAACGGTGTGCGACCCGCGCCAGGGCGGCGGCAAGATGAACAAGAGCGCGCAGGACGATCTGGCCGAAGTGGTGCAGATGGACGGGCGCGAATACCTGCGCTACAAACCGTTTCCGGTTCATGTGGCGCTGGTGCGTGCCAGCGCCGCCGACGAGGACGGCAACATCAGCTTCGAGCATGAAGCCGCCAACCTCGATGCCCAGTCGCTCGCGCTGGCCGCGCGCAACAGCGGCGGCAAGGTCATCGTGCAGGTCAGGGAGCGGCTGCCGCACGGCGCGCTCAAAGCCAGGGAGGTGCGGATTCCATCGGCCTGGGTCGATGCCATCGTCGTCGATCCCGATCAAAAAGCCAGCTACGACATTCCCTTCGATCCGGCCCTGAGCGGAGAGCTGACGGGCGCAGTGCGCTATCAAAGCGAGAGCGCCGACCATGCGGCGGAAAAGGCAGCCGCTCATGTGGCCTTCAGCGAGCGCCAGGCCGTGGCGCGCCGCGCGTCCGTGGAGCTGTTCAACACCGGCAAGGCGCGTCCGGTGGTCAACTACGGCGTTGGCGTTCCCGACGCGGTGGCCAAGCTGATTGCCGCGCGCGGCGAGCAGCACCGGCTCTACCAGACCATCGAGCACGGCACCTATGGCGGCACCTTGCTGGACGGCGTGCTGTTCGGCTATGCGCGCAATGCCAGCGCGATGCTGGACGCGGCCACGCAGTTCGATTTTTACGCCGGCGGCGGTCTCGACATTGCATTCCTCGGCTTTGGCGAGTTCGACGAACACGGCAACGTCAACGTCTCGCGCCTGGGCGGGCTGACGGTGGGGCCGGGCGGCTTCATCGACATTGCGCAAAACGCCAAGAAAGTCGTGTTCTGCGGCACGCTGGCCGCCAAGGGCGTGAAGCTGCAGACCGGCGATGGGCAGATGCGCGTGCTGCAGCAGGGCGCGGTGAAAAAGCTCGTCAGACAGGTCGAGCAGATCACCTACAGCGGCCCGCAGGGACTGGTTCGCCGGCAGGAAGTTCTGTACCTGACAGAGCGCGCCAGCTTTCGCCTGACGCCGGGCGGCATCGAGCTGTTCGAGATCGCGCCCGGCATCGACCTGCAGCGCGACGTGCTGGATCAGATGGAGTTTTCGCCGCTGCTGGCCGCCGGCCTGAGCGTCATGGACCGCGCCTGCTTCCAGGCCGGGGGCGACTGA
- a CDS encoding nucleotidyltransferase family protein has protein sequence MRPTVIVLASGRGERFTASGGTTHKLQALLAGKPVLQHTLDAVRASGLPWRLEDAGHPGMGDSIAAAVRATWPSSGWLVLPGDLPLIRSDTLRSIAAALQTHDVVVPLYRGQRGHPVGFHARCGEALLNLKGARGAAAVVLARGAFELDVQDIGCVTDIDTVDDLRAAGLLINP, from the coding sequence ATGCGGCCCACCGTCATCGTCCTGGCGTCCGGGCGCGGCGAGCGTTTTACCGCGTCGGGCGGCACCACGCACAAGCTGCAGGCGCTGCTGGCGGGCAAGCCGGTGCTGCAGCACACCCTGGATGCCGTTCGGGCCAGCGGTTTGCCGTGGCGCCTTGAAGACGCCGGCCACCCCGGCATGGGCGACTCGATTGCGGCCGCCGTGCGCGCCACCTGGCCGTCATCGGGCTGGCTGGTGCTTCCGGGTGATTTGCCGCTGATTCGAAGCGATACATTGCGCTCGATTGCGGCGGCGCTGCAAACGCACGACGTGGTGGTCCCGCTGTATCGCGGGCAGCGCGGCCATCCGGTCGGGTTTCATGCGCGCTGCGGCGAAGCCTTGCTGAACCTGAAGGGAGCGCGCGGGGCGGCCGCTGTCGTTCTTGCGCGCGGCGCTTTTGAACTGGACGTGCAGGATATCGGCTGCGTCACCGACATTGATACCGTCGATGACCTTCGGGCCGCCGGGCTGCTCATCAATCCTTGA
- a CDS encoding antibiotic biosynthesis monooxygenase, translated as MAIAATPSMNGPSTAPGIVTIVTQTRVRAEQEIAFTAWQEKVSRVAASHVGFIDQKVIPASPPAQVDWVILQRFSSMEDAQQWMHSGSRLKLIDSAQPLLVGNDDIHIIPDSGSGVLPAPVSAVISTRVRPGQEQAYREWERRIAAAQARAPGFQGYRIEPPIPGVQESWLAIVRFDSDASLDGWMKSPERLKLLAEGEPLSLEVRARTVRTGFDQWFPAGNAAGAAAPPAWKQNMLVLLQLYPVVFLFGLLVQGPLLMKTLHMPFWLALFFGNVAGVLLLNWLVPWTSQRFSWWLQPAGDDKASINLLGAGLIVALYAASMLVFSLLP; from the coding sequence ATGGCCATCGCAGCCACGCCGTCCATGAACGGCCCTTCAACCGCCCCCGGCATCGTCACCATCGTGACCCAGACCCGTGTCAGGGCCGAACAGGAAATCGCTTTCACGGCATGGCAGGAAAAAGTCAGCAGGGTGGCCGCCAGCCATGTCGGCTTCATCGACCAGAAAGTCATTCCAGCCAGCCCGCCCGCGCAGGTGGACTGGGTGATCCTGCAGCGCTTTTCCAGCATGGAAGACGCCCAGCAGTGGATGCACTCGGGCAGCCGGCTGAAACTGATCGACAGCGCCCAGCCGCTGCTGGTCGGCAATGACGACATCCACATCATTCCCGACAGCGGCAGCGGCGTACTGCCGGCGCCGGTGTCGGCCGTCATTTCGACCCGCGTCAGGCCGGGCCAGGAACAAGCGTACCGGGAATGGGAGCGGCGCATTGCCGCCGCCCAGGCCCGGGCGCCCGGCTTTCAGGGCTACCGCATCGAGCCGCCCATACCGGGCGTGCAGGAAAGCTGGCTGGCCATCGTGCGCTTCGACTCGGACGCCAGCCTTGATGGCTGGATGAAGTCACCCGAGCGCCTGAAGCTGCTGGCCGAAGGCGAACCCCTGAGCCTGGAAGTGCGCGCGCGTACCGTGCGCACCGGCTTCGACCAGTGGTTTCCAGCCGGCAACGCAGCGGGCGCAGCCGCCCCGCCGGCCTGGAAGCAGAACATGCTGGTGCTGCTGCAGCTTTATCCGGTGGTGTTCCTGTTTGGCCTGCTGGTGCAGGGGCCGTTGCTGATGAAAACCCTGCACATGCCTTTCTGGCTGGCGCTGTTTTTCGGCAATGTCGCCGGCGTGCTCCTGCTCAACTGGCTGGTACCCTGGACCAGCCAGCGTTTCAGCTGGTGGCTGCAGCCTGCGGGCGATGACAAGGCCAGCATCAACCTGCTGGGCGCCGGCCTGATCGTTGCGCTTTACGCAGCGAGCATGCTGGTTTTCTCGCTGTTGCCATAA
- a CDS encoding molybdopterin-dependent oxidoreductase has protein sequence MSYHINGKQFDAQPAPGQCLRTFVREQGMTGVKKGCDQGDCGACTVWLDGEPVHSCLTPAFRAEGREVTTIEGLARDGELHPVQQAFLDANAFQCGFCTAGMIMTAASFDDARRADLPRSLKGNLCRCTGYRSIEDAIKGAPCAAQPDVAGQACGASLGNPFGPGIVTGKARYTMDAEHEFAGLLHLKVVRSPHAHARLRSIDRSKALACPGVVAVLTWEDVPKRLFSTATHEDHLVDPDDTYVLDNVARFVGQRLVAVVARTEAAAQAGCRLVEIDYDVLPAVFDPVQAMKPGAPVLHDKGTASEGNIFVNIKGEVGSVKDGLAAAHAVHEKTYSTSRVQHVHLETHGSIVWTGGDGRMHVRTSSQAPFIVQQKLAYVFGINASKLHVFTERVGGGFGGKQEMLSEDLCVLASLKTGRPVKWEFTREEQFIGASTRHQMTTEVKLGATREGLLTAIDVRVVSNTGAYGSHGSETLAAALGNPLTAYRCANKKADGFAVYTNMMPGGGFRGYGASQTTFAIECAMDELAGQLGIDPFTMRRRNMVKPGDWMESVWKDPSDVSFGSYGLDQCMDIVEKQLAGSGGLPSPQGDEWREGTGIALAMLDCGPPTEHRSGATMVMRADGSYHLAVGSTEMGNGSVTSHRQIAASLLNCRADHIDIINADTDLTPYDTGTFASTGTVVAGKGVALTAAALAENILEYTARHTGTTPGEWKLEEGFVASGDRRISLTELHTAGMRDSHRFEAKRKAYLSPRTTAFNVQGIKLAVHMVTGEIRILRSVHAADIGRLINPMQCRGQIDGAIGMGVGWALTEHMVYDDQGRMLNAALRNYHIPAFADAPRSEVFFADTYDTIGPLGAKAQGECAINPVAPAIANALKNATGVRFADLPLTPDRIFDRLTPAHA, from the coding sequence ATGAGCTACCACATCAACGGCAAGCAGTTCGACGCCCAGCCCGCGCCCGGCCAGTGCCTGCGCACCTTTGTTCGCGAACAGGGCATGACCGGCGTCAAGAAGGGCTGCGACCAGGGCGATTGCGGCGCCTGCACGGTGTGGCTCGATGGCGAGCCGGTTCACTCCTGCTTGACCCCGGCCTTTCGAGCCGAGGGCCGCGAAGTCACCACGATTGAAGGGCTTGCCAGGGACGGCGAGCTGCATCCGGTCCAGCAGGCATTTCTGGATGCCAATGCATTCCAGTGCGGTTTCTGCACCGCCGGCATGATCATGACGGCAGCCAGTTTCGACGATGCGCGCCGCGCCGACCTGCCGCGCTCGCTCAAGGGCAACCTGTGCCGCTGCACCGGCTACCGCAGCATTGAAGACGCCATCAAGGGCGCGCCGTGCGCTGCGCAGCCAGACGTGGCCGGCCAGGCCTGCGGCGCCAGCCTGGGCAATCCTTTCGGGCCGGGCATCGTGACGGGCAAGGCCCGCTACACCATGGATGCCGAACACGAATTTGCTGGTTTGCTGCACCTGAAGGTCGTGCGTTCGCCACATGCCCATGCCCGCCTGCGGAGCATTGACCGCAGCAAGGCTCTGGCCTGCCCCGGCGTTGTCGCCGTGCTGACCTGGGAAGACGTGCCCAAACGGCTTTTCAGCACCGCCACGCATGAAGACCACCTGGTGGACCCCGACGACACCTATGTTCTGGACAACGTGGCGCGTTTTGTCGGCCAGCGCCTGGTGGCCGTGGTGGCGCGGACCGAAGCCGCCGCGCAAGCCGGTTGCCGGCTGGTCGAAATTGACTACGACGTGCTGCCCGCCGTGTTTGATCCGGTCCAGGCCATGAAGCCGGGCGCGCCCGTGCTGCACGACAAGGGAACGGCCTCGGAAGGCAATATCTTCGTCAACATCAAGGGCGAAGTCGGCAGCGTGAAGGACGGGCTGGCGGCCGCCCATGCGGTGCATGAAAAAACCTACTCGACCTCGCGGGTGCAGCATGTGCATCTCGAAACGCACGGCTCCATCGTCTGGACCGGCGGCGACGGCCGCATGCATGTGCGCACCAGCTCGCAGGCGCCGTTCATCGTCCAGCAAAAACTGGCCTACGTCTTCGGCATCAATGCCAGCAAGCTCCATGTGTTCACCGAGCGCGTGGGCGGCGGCTTTGGCGGCAAGCAGGAAATGCTGTCGGAAGACCTGTGCGTGCTGGCCAGCCTGAAGACCGGCCGGCCCGTCAAATGGGAATTCACGCGCGAGGAACAATTCATCGGCGCCTCCACCCGGCACCAGATGACCACCGAGGTCAAGCTCGGCGCCACCAGGGAAGGCCTGCTGACGGCGATTGATGTCCGGGTGGTGTCCAACACCGGCGCCTACGGCTCGCACGGCAGCGAAACGCTGGCGGCGGCGCTGGGCAATCCGCTGACCGCCTACCGCTGCGCCAACAAGAAAGCCGACGGCTTCGCGGTGTACACCAACATGATGCCCGGAGGCGGCTTTCGCGGCTACGGCGCATCGCAAACGACCTTTGCCATCGAATGCGCGATGGACGAGCTGGCCGGGCAACTGGGCATCGACCCCTTCACCATGCGCCGCCGCAACATGGTCAAGCCCGGCGACTGGATGGAATCGGTCTGGAAAGACCCCTCCGATGTCAGCTTTGGCAGCTACGGCCTGGACCAGTGCATGGACATTGTCGAAAAGCAACTCGCTGGTTCTGGCGGGCTTCCCAGCCCGCAAGGCGATGAATGGCGCGAAGGCACCGGCATCGCGCTGGCCATGCTCGACTGCGGCCCGCCGACCGAGCACCGCTCGGGCGCGACCATGGTCATGCGCGCCGATGGCAGCTACCACCTGGCCGTGGGCTCGACGGAAATGGGCAACGGCTCGGTCACGTCGCACCGGCAAATCGCCGCCTCCCTGCTCAACTGCCGCGCGGACCACATCGACATCATCAATGCCGACACCGACCTCACGCCCTACGACACCGGCACCTTTGCCAGCACCGGCACGGTCGTGGCGGGCAAGGGCGTGGCGCTGACGGCAGCGGCGCTGGCCGAAAACATCCTCGAATACACCGCCCGCCACACCGGAACAACGCCCGGGGAATGGAAGCTCGAAGAAGGCTTCGTGGCATCGGGCGACAGGCGCATTTCGCTGACCGAGCTGCATACGGCCGGCATGCGGGACAGCCACCGCTTCGAGGCCAAGCGCAAGGCCTATCTGTCACCGCGCACCACGGCCTTCAATGTCCAGGGCATCAAGCTGGCCGTGCATATGGTGACTGGCGAAATCCGTATCCTGCGCAGCGTGCATGCCGCCGACATTGGCCGGCTGATCAACCCGATGCAGTGCCGGGGCCAGATCGACGGCGCCATCGGCATGGGCGTGGGCTGGGCATTGACCGAGCACATGGTCTATGACGACCAGGGCAGGATGCTCAACGCCGCGCTGCGCAACTACCACATCCCGGCCTTTGCCGACGCACCGCGCAGCGAGGTATTTTTTGCCGACACCTATGACACGATAGGCCCGCTGGGCGCCAAGGCGCAGGGCGAATGCGCCATCAACCCGGTGGCGCCGGCGATTGCCAATGCCCTGAAAAATGCCACCGGCGTGCGCTTTGCCGATTTGCCGCTGACGCCCGACCGCATTTTCGACCGGCTCACGCCAGCGCATGCCTGA
- the sorB gene encoding SorB family sulfite dehydrogenase c-type cytochrome subunit, which translates to MKKSRPPLLPAAMLVFGFVCGAAMAQPASLKPLTIKLPPETARLKPSALPGYQAALQKCGICHSADYINLQSPAMTQPQWTAEVRKMQHAYAAPLTDKEVADIGEYLAVTYGGAKTSGMAVVVPPPVNTAAKAVDVQALLTANACLGCSISEITR; encoded by the coding sequence ATGAAGAAATCCAGACCGCCTTTACTGCCCGCCGCGATGCTGGTTTTTGGCTTTGTTTGCGGCGCGGCGATGGCGCAGCCGGCATCGTTGAAGCCGCTGACCATCAAGCTGCCGCCCGAGACCGCCAGGCTCAAGCCATCTGCCTTGCCCGGTTACCAGGCCGCCCTGCAGAAGTGCGGTATCTGCCACTCCGCCGACTACATCAATCTGCAGTCGCCCGCCATGACGCAGCCGCAGTGGACTGCCGAAGTGCGCAAGATGCAGCACGCTTACGCCGCGCCGCTGACTGACAAGGAAGTCGCTGACATTGGCGAGTACCTTGCGGTCACTTATGGTGGAGCCAAAACCTCCGGCATGGCTGTTGTGGTTCCGCCGCCTGTCAACACCGCAGCCAAGGCCGTGGACGTCCAGGCGCTGCTGACGGCAAACGCCTGCCTGGGTTGCTCAATAAGTGAAATCACGCGTTAG
- a CDS encoding XdhC family protein — MESLDLRVLEDALAWRNAGHAVTLVTVVQTWGSAPRPPGALLAVRDDGVVSGSVSGGCVEDDLIARTKASVNAAGGNAAALKSPAMITYGVTQEEASRFGLPCGGTLRLVQEPLRDTAWVAELLTRTADHELVARTLVLSTGAVRLSSAVRGQAMQFDGSTLRTVFGPKWRLLLIGAGQLSQAVARMAAMLDFEVLVCDPREEYAAALGNASHGLAGVRRIAGMPDDVVRELVPDAHTAIVALTHDPKLDDMALLEALQSNAFYVGALGSRRNQAARKQRLAEHFGLSAPELARLHGPVGLALGARTPAEIAVSIVAELLQVKNSAAHGAAVPSNEAALT; from the coding sequence ATGGAAAGTCTTGATCTTCGGGTACTCGAAGACGCCCTGGCCTGGCGCAATGCCGGTCATGCGGTCACGCTGGTGACCGTGGTGCAAACCTGGGGCAGTGCGCCGCGCCCGCCGGGTGCGTTGCTGGCGGTACGGGACGACGGCGTGGTCAGCGGTTCGGTTTCGGGCGGATGCGTCGAGGACGACCTGATTGCCCGCACCAAGGCAAGCGTCAATGCTGCCGGCGGAAATGCGGCGGCACTTAAAAGCCCCGCCATGATCACCTACGGCGTCACCCAGGAAGAAGCCAGCCGTTTCGGCCTGCCTTGCGGCGGCACCTTGCGGCTGGTGCAGGAACCCTTGCGGGACACCGCCTGGGTGGCCGAATTGCTGACCCGGACGGCCGACCACGAACTGGTCGCGCGCACCCTGGTGCTGTCCACGGGAGCCGTGCGCCTGTCCAGTGCGGTACGCGGTCAGGCCATGCAGTTTGACGGCTCGACCTTGAGAACGGTATTTGGCCCCAAATGGCGCTTGCTGCTGATAGGCGCCGGCCAGTTGTCACAGGCGGTGGCCCGGATGGCCGCCATGCTCGACTTTGAAGTGCTGGTGTGCGATCCGCGTGAGGAATATGCGGCGGCCCTCGGCAACGCCAGCCACGGGCTGGCTGGCGTGCGGCGCATTGCGGGCATGCCCGACGATGTGGTGCGCGAACTGGTGCCCGACGCGCATACGGCCATCGTGGCCCTCACCCACGACCCCAAACTCGACGACATGGCCTTGCTCGAAGCGCTTCAGTCGAATGCCTTTTATGTCGGCGCGCTCGGATCCCGGCGCAACCAGGCGGCGCGCAAGCAGCGGCTGGCCGAGCACTTCGGCTTGAGCGCGCCAGAACTGGCGCGACTGCACGGCCCGGTCGGCCTGGCGCTGGGCGCCCGGACACCGGCCGAGATTGCCGTGTCCATCGTCGCCGAGCTGCTGCAGGTCAAAAACAGCGCGGCCCACGGTGCGGCTGTGCCCAGCAACGAGGCAGCGCTGACTTGA